The following proteins are encoded in a genomic region of Peromyscus maniculatus bairdii isolate BWxNUB_F1_BW_parent chromosome 12, HU_Pman_BW_mat_3.1, whole genome shotgun sequence:
- the LOC102921419 gene encoding olfactory receptor 5K1, with protein sequence MPPLKQREFRLMFCAHRKQALYFSTFFFRLSGMVEENHTMKHEFILTGFTDHPEMKALLFVVFFVTYLITMVGNMGLMILISKERSLHTPMYIFLGNLALVDSCCACAITPKMLANFFSQDRTISLYECMAQFYFLCTVETADCFLLAAMAYDRYVAICNPLQYHTMMSKKLCLQMTTGAFIAGNLHSMIHVGLLFRLAFCGSNHINHFYCDILPLYRLSCIDPYVNELVLFVFSGSIQVFTIGSVLISYLYIVFTIFQMKSKEGRIKAFSTCASHFLSVSLFYGSLFFMYIRPNLLEEGDKDIPAAILFTIVVPLLNPFIYSLRNKEVKNVLKKILMKKIISRNFKQASAIA encoded by the coding sequence ATGCCTCCTTTGAAACAAAGAGAGTTTAGATTAATGTTTTGCGCACACAGGAAACAAGCACTTTatttctcaactttttttttcagactatCAGGAATGGTTGAAGAAAATCACACCATGAAACATGAGTTTATCCTTACTGGATTTACAGACCATCCAGAAATGAAGGCCCTTCTGTTTGTGGTATTCTTTGTCACCTATCTGATCACCATGGTAGGGAATATGGGCCTGATGATTCTGATTTCCAAAGAACGTTCTCTTCACACACCAATGTACATCTTTCTGGGCAACCTGGCGCTGGTGGATTCTTGCTGTGCCTGTGCTATTACTCCTAAAATGTTGGCGAACTTTTTTTCCCAGGACAGAACAATCTCTCTGTATGAATGCATggcacagttttattttctttgcactGTTGAAACTGCAGACTGCTTTCTTCTGGCAgcaatggcctatgaccgctatgtggccatatGCAACCCTCTGCAGTACCACACCATGATGTCCAAGAAGCTCTGCCTTCAAATGACCACAGGAGCCTTCATAGCTGGAAATCTGCATTCCATGATCCATGTGGGGCTGCTATTTAGACTGGCATTCTGTGGTTCTAATCATATCAACCACTTTTATTGTGACATCCTTCCTTTGTACAGACTCTCCTGCATTGACCCCTATGTCAATGAGCTGGTGCTGTTTGTCTTTTCAGGCTCAATTCAAGTCTTCACAATAGGTAGCGTCCTCATATCTTACCTTTACATTGTTTTCACAATTTTCCAAATGAAATCCAAAGAGGGGAGGATCaaagccttctccacctgtgcatctcactttctgtctgtttcaTTATTCTATGGATCTCTTTTCTTCATGTACATTAGGCCAAATTTGCTAGAAGAAGGAGATAAGGATATACCAGCTGCTATTTTGTTTACAATAGTGGTTCCCTTACTAAACCCTTTCATTTATAGCTtgagaaataaagaagtaaagaatgtcttgaaaaaaattctgatgaaaaaaataatctcaagAAATTTTAAACAAGCATCTGCTATAGCTTAA